From the Mangifera indica cultivar Alphonso chromosome 10, CATAS_Mindica_2.1, whole genome shotgun sequence genome, one window contains:
- the LOC123227225 gene encoding dihydroneopterin aldolase 1-like: MEQAELLRGDKLMLRGLKFHGFHGVKPEERKLGQKFLIDVDAWMDLRTAGKTDCLSDTVSYTDIYRIVEEVVEGQPHNLLESVAQLIASNTLSKHSQISAVRVKVGKPHVAVHGPLDYLGVEILRYRNIDGPKC; this comes from the exons ATGGAACAAGCTGAGTTATTGAGAGGTGACAAACTCATGTTAAGGGGGTTGAAGTTTCATGGCTTTCATGGGGTGAAGCCTGAAGAAAGAAAACTAGGCCAGAAGTTTTTGATTGATGTAGATGCTTGGATGGATCTTAGAACTGCTGGCAAAACTGATTGCCTGTCAGATACTGTTAGTTATACAGACATTTATCG CATAGTTGAGGAAGTTGTGGAAGGACAACCTCATAATCTTCTCGAGTCGGTGGCACAACTCATTGCTTCAAACACTCTGTCAAAACACTCTCAAATTTCTGCCGTAAGAGTAAAGGTTGGGAAGCCTCATGTTGCTGTTCATGGTCCTCTTGACTACCTTGGGGTTGAGATCCTTAGATACAGAAATATTGATGGACCCAAGTGCTAG